GAGGCCCGCGGCGAGGGCCCGCGCCTCCTCACCGAGGTTGCGGCAGGCTGTACCGAGCAGGGTGTCGTGCCCGTGGTCGTCCCGATCGACCCCGTAGCGGGGCGTCTCCGGATCGTTGATCTGAACCAGCGACAGCTCCGGCGCCCCGAACGCCGACATGCCCATGTCGAGGAGGAGAACCGGGTCGCGATCGTGCTCGCGCGCCCAGAGCTCGATACGCACCCAGGGCTTCTCGTCCCCGGCGGTGATCCGCACCAGGCGCTCGCCGAGCGGGCCGTGCAGCTGCTGCCGGTCGACCCCGTAGACCACGAGCAGCTCCTCGGGAACGAGTCGTAGATAGAGCCGGTCGCGGACGTCGAGCGGCAGAGCGTTCAGCGCGACGATGGGGTCCATTACAGGCTCGCCTCGGCCGCGGGGGCCCCAGCCCCCGGCCGTCCTGCGGCTCGCACGGCCATCAGGCGAGCTCCCGGACCAGCGCCCGCGCGCGCTCCAGCTCCTCGGGCGTATTGACGTTCATGAACACGACGGCGGGGTCGACGTACCGCGCGATCTCCGCCTCATCGATCACGACGACGCGCACCTTGTCGAAGAACCCCACGATCTTCAGCCGCCCGGCCAGCAACCGCTCCTCCATGTGCGGTAGGCAGCTCTTCTGGTAGGCGGCGTGCATCGTCTCGTACTGATCGCCCACGCGCGGGATCACGACGTCCCCGAGCGGAGCGTGCTCGACGACGAGACGGACGACCTCGCGGCGCAGGAACGGCATGTCACAGGCCACGGTGAACGCCGCCCCGCCGGAGGCCGCCTTGAGGCCCGAGTAGATGCCGCCCAGGGAGCCGTGATCCGGATAGACGTCGGGCACCATGGGCAGGCCCAGGAAGGCATAGAGCTCCGGCATGTTCGTGACGATCAGCAGGTCGTCCACGGCGCCCGCGAGCACCCCGGCCACGCGCTCGATGATCCGTCGGCCGCCCAGGTCCATCAGCGCCTTGGGTTGCCCGCCCATGCGGGTGCTCTTGCCACCGGCCTGGATCACGCCCGTGATTTTCATTCGAAGGGGGCCTCGGCGGCCCCCTCCGAGGCCTCCCCCAGGATCGATGGCGCCGGCAAAGCCGACGCTCGAACGCTGGCCTCGCAACAGCGGGGCGTCATATCACGCGCACGGCGCCCTGGCGGATCACGCGCGGCGGATCGACGGTGACGTCGAGCACCGTGGAGGCCAGCCCACCGGCCGTCGGGCCGCCGTCGAGCACCAGCGCGATCGCGCCGTCCAGATCACGCAGCACCGCGTCTGCAGTCGTCGGCGGAGGATCGTCGGACCGGTTCGCGCTGGGCGCCGTCACCGGTCCGCCGAGCGCTCGGGCCAAGCCGCGCGCGATCGGATGAAGCGAGAGCCGCACGCCGACCGTGCCCGTCCCCGCCGTGACCTCCACCGGCACCGACGGCTGGGCGGGCAGCACCAGCGTCAGGGCTCCGGGCCAGTGTTGGGCCATGAGTCGGCGGGCGGGCTCGGAGATGACCGCCAGCCGCTCGACCATCTCCACCGAGTCGACGAGCACCAGCAGCGGCTTCGATTCGGGGCGGCGCTTGACCTCGAAGATCCGCCTCACCGCCCCCCCATCCAGCGCCGCGGCGCCGAGGCCGTAGAAGGTCTCGGTGGGATAGGCGACCAGACCGCCCTTCTTCAGCGCGGCCGCCCCGCGCTGGAGCGCAGCGGCGTCAGGGTTCGCGGGATCGACCTTCAGGACCTCCGTGCCCATGCCCTCACGTCCCGGTTATTCGCGTGCCTTCATCCGTTCGGCGACGCGGCGCGCCCGCTCGTCGACCTCGGCGGCCAGGCGCCTTCGGTAGGCCGCCAGGCGCTCGCTCACGGCGGGATCGGCGACGGCCAGAATCTGCGCCGCCAGGATCGCGGCGTTCACCGCGCCCCAGGTACCGATGGCCACCGTGGCCACGGGCACGCCCTTGGGCATCTGGGCGATCGACAGGAGCGCATCGAGGCCGCCGAGCGGGGTGGAGGCGATGGGCACGCCGATGACGGGCAGCGGCGAGGCCGCCGCCAGAACGCCGGGCAGCGCAGCGGCGCCGCCGGCCGCACCGATGAGGACGCCAAGGCCACGCGCATGAGCCGTCGCCGCGTAGTCGTGGGTCCGCTGGGGCGTGCGATGGGCGGAGGCCACCACCACCTCGCTGCCGATCTCGAGCGCATCGAGGACCTTCACTGCCTCCAGCATGACCTCGAGGTCCGAATCGCTGCCGAGCACGATGCCGACACGCACAGGTCTATCCACTATCCGATCCCCTTCCTGCCGATGTCGGTGCGATAGTGCACACCGTCGAAGCGGATCCGCGCCGCCGCCTGGTAGGCGTGTGCGATCGCCTCGCGGAGCGCGGGTGCCGTGGCCGTCACGCTCAGCACGCGCCCGCCGGCCGTGACGAGCTTGCCGTCGCGCTCGGCCGTCCCCGCGTGGAAGACGCGCACGCCCTCCACCGTCTCGGCGGCGTCGATGCCGTCGATGGGGAGGCCCATCGGGTAGCGCTCCGGGTAGCCGGCGGAGGCCAGCGTCACGCACACCGCCGCCTCGGGCCTCCAGGCGACGCGCTCGGGCAGCCGATCACCGCGCGCGGCGGCCAGCAGAAGCGGCACGAGGTCACTCCCGAGCCGCACCACGAGCGCCTGGCACTCCGGGTCACCGAAGCGGCAGTTGAACTCCAGCACCTTCGGTCCCTCGCCCGTCATCATCAGCCCGACGAAGAGCACGCCGCGGTAGGGCATACCGTCCTTGGCCAGCGCCGCGATCGTGGGATCGACGATACTCTCCATCACCTGCTGTTCGGCCGCGGCATCGATCCCCGGCACCGGCGAGTAGGCCCCCATGCCGCCGGTGTTCGGTCCACGGTCGTCGTCGAAGACCGTCTTGTGATCTCGTGCGGCGCCGAGAGGCACCGCGGCCTGGCCATTGGCCAGGGCGAAAAACGAGACCTCCCCACCACGCAAGAACTCCTCAATCACGACCTTCTTCCCGGCATCGCCAAATACCCTGAGTTCCATCGCCGCCGATATGGCCTTGGCCGCTTCCTCGGCCGTCTGACACACGGTCACGCCTTTACCCGCGGCGAGTCCGTCGACCTTTACGACCACGGGCTGGCTAAGCCCTCGGCAGTGGTCGATCGCGGCCCTGACGTCGTCAAAGGTCTCAAATCGCGCGGTGGGGATCCGGTAGCGCTTCATCAGCGACTTCGCGAACGCCTTCGATCCCTCGATCTGCGCCGCGGCCGCGGTCGGCCCGAAGACGGCCAGCCCCCGCGAGGTGAAGCGGTCGGCGAGTCCGGCGACCAGCGGCCCTTCGGGCCCCACGACGGTGAAGTCGATCCGCTCGCGCTCGGCGAAGGCGAGGAGCTCGTCGTGGGCCTCGGCTTTGATGGGCACGCACTTCGCGTGACGCGCGATGCCCGGATTGCCGGGCGCGGCGTAGAGCGTGTCGACCAGCGGGCTCTGCGCGAGCTTCCAGGCCAGCGCGTGCTCCCGTCCCCCACCGCCCACCAGCAGCAGCTTCATTCGGGCGGGCCCCCTCCAGGCGGCTCCACGACTTCCAGGTGCGCGCGGGCGATGCGGGCCCACGGGCTACCCGAGTCCAGCTCGAGGTACCGCTGCCAGTGCGCGACCGCTTCCGCGTTGCGGCCGGCCCGGGCGAGCGCCGCCGCCAGGTTGAAGTGAGCGTCGGCGTAGTCGGGCGACAGCTCGAGCGCGCGCCGGTAATGGACGATCGCCTGCTCGGCATCGCCGCAGTCCTCGTCGAGCGATCCCAGGTTGTAGGCGGCCTCGGCGCACCGGGGGTCCTGCTCCAGCGCGGCCGTGTACGCCGCCCGCGCCTCCTCGTATCGTCCCATCCGGTGCAGGAGGAGCCCGAGGTTGTTCCAGGCGGCGGCGTAGGTCGGATCGAGGGCCACCACGCGGCGATAGGCATCGATGGCGTCCTCCCAGTGCCCGGGATCGGCATCCCACTCGCTGGCCCGCTCGAACCAGGTCTCCGCCTGGGCGGCGGGCGGATACAGCGGCCGGACCAGCCCCGTGGCGAGGGTCGCCGCCGCGTCCTTGGTGAGGCCGCCGGCGTCGAGCGCGAGCACCGTCTGCCCGGTGCGGGGATCGAAGCGGACGCGCTCGGACTGAGCGAGGAGGCGATCGCCCTCGACGATGAAGCGCACCTCCGCCAGCGGGCTCTCCAGATCGGGGTCCTGCTTCCGGAGCGCCAGCAGCGCCTCGCGGATCTGGCGTACCGATGCGCCCGCGTCCAGCAGCGCGGTGGCCGCCTTGAGCGCCAGGAGGTCGCGGAAGGTGTAGCCGGCGTCGCCGCGGAGCAGATCGAGCCGCCGGAGTTGGGCCAGCCGCCGGGGCGTGAGGCTCAGAATCCGGGTCAGATCCCGGAGCCCATAGATCCGTTCGGGACCCCGTGCCATCGCGGTCAGTGGCGGAAGTGACGGATGCCGGTGAAGACCATCGCCACCCCGCGCTCGTCGGCCGCCGCGATGACCTCCTGATCCCGGAGCGAGCCGCCCGGCTGGATGACGGCCGTGACCCCGGCCTGAGCCACGACGTCGAGACCGTCGCGGAACGGGAAGAACGCGTCGGAGGCGCAGACGCTGCCTTCGGTGCCGAGCCCGGCCTCGCGCGCCCGCATGACGGCCAGGCGCGCGGAGTCCAGGCGATTCATCTGCCCGGCCCCGACGCCGACCACCTGATCGCCTGTGGTCAGCACGATGGCGTTCGATTTGACGTGCTTGGCCACCCGCCAGGCGAAGCCGAGCGCGGCCATCTCGTCGGGAGTGGGCGCGCGCCGGGTGACCGTCTTGAGGGTCTTCTCATCGAGGTCGACCGCGTCCGCCGCCTGCACCAGCAGACCACCGAGCACGCTCCGGTACTCGACGAGCCGCGGGAGCCGTTCGCACGGTACCTGGAGCACACGGCACTTCTTCTTCGTCCGCCTGAGCTCCTCCAGCGCCTCGGGAACGAAGGCGGGCGCGAAGAGGATCTCGACGAAGATGCCGGCGAGCTCCCGGACGACGGCCGGGTCGAAGGCGCGGTTGACGCCGACGATCCCGCCGTAGATCGATACCGGATCCGACGCTTTCGCCTTGGCCATGGCGGCGCCGGCGGTGGCGGCGACCGCGGCACCGCACGGGTTGGTGTGCTTGACGACGACGGCCGCCGGCTCGGCGAACTCGAGCAACAGCCCCAGGGCCGCCGAGAGGTCGAGCAGATTGTTGTAACCGAGCTCGGGCCCGTGCAGCTGCCGCATGGCGCCGAGCCCGAAGGGGAACCCGCCGAGGAGGCGGTAGAACGCCGCCGCCTGGTGGGGGTTCTCGCCGTACCTCAGACCGAGCGCCCGCTCGGCCTCGAGCCGCAGCCGCTCCGGAAACTGCTCCGTTCGAGCGCCGGCTTCGCCGGCGCAATCCGTCCTGGGGGAGGTCTCGGAGGGGACCGTCGCGCCCTCCGGGCGCGCCTGTGGAGTCGCCCCCTCCGACCGGGATGGGAGGCGAAGCCCCCCTCCGAGGGAGGCGGCCCCCTCCGAAGAAAAATGAGCGGCGATCGCCGCGTCGTATTCGGCCGTCCGCCGGAACGCTTGCTGGGCCAGACGAGCGCGCGTCTCGTCGCTAAGCGCGCCGCCGCTGGCCCGCAGCTCTCCCAGGACCTCCGCGTACTGCGAGGGATCGGTGACGACGGCCACGCTCGCGTGGTTCTTGGCGGCGGCGCGAATCATGGCCGGACCCCCGATGTCGATCTGCTCGATCGCCTCGGCGCGCGTGACGCCGGGCCGCGCCACCGTGGCCTCGAACGGGTAGAGCGCCACGACGACGAGGTCGATCGGCGGGATCCCGTGCTGCTCGAGCGCGGCCGCATGCTCGGGGGAGTCCCGGCGGGCCAGGATGCCTCCGTGAATCTTGGGATGGAGCGTCTTGACACGACCGTCGAGCATCTCGGGAAACCCGGTGACGTCGGCGACCTCGCGCACCGGCACCCCCGAGTCCCGGAGCAGCCGAGCCGTCCCGCCCGTCGAGAGGAGCTCCACCCCCAGCTCCCGGAGGGCTCTGGCCAGCTCGACCACACCGGTCTTGTCGTGAACGCTCACGAGCGCACGCCGGACCTTCATTCGATCACCATCCCACGATCACTCTCCTGCCGACGATCCTAAGCCGCCCTTCCGCGAAGAGCCGCACCGCCTGCGGATAGAGCCGGTGCTCCTCGGCGAGGATCCGTGCCGCCAGCGTCTCCTCGGTGTCGTCGGGCTGCACGGGGACGCTCGATTGTAAGATGATCGGGCCGGTGTCCACGCCTTCGTCGACGAAGTGGACGGTGGCGCCCGAGATCTTCACGCCATGGTCGAGCGCCTGGCGCTGGGCGTTCAGCCCGGGGAAGGCCGGCAGCAGCGAGGGGTGGATGTTCATGATCCGCCCCGTCCACGCCCGGACGAACGCCGGTCCGAGGACACGCATGAAGCCGGCCAGGCAGACGAGCCCGACCTGATGCGCCTCGAGGACCTTGGTGATGGCGGCGTCGTAGGCCTCGCGGGCGCCGAAGTCCTTGGGGTTCAGGAGCACGGCCGGCACCCCCCGCTCGGCGGCGATCTTCAGCGCCCGGGCGCCCTCGCGATCGGAGACGACCACGGCGACCCGGGCCGGAAAGTCGGTGCGCGCGCTGGCGTCGAGGATCGCCTGGAGGTTCGAGCCGCGACCGGAGGCGAGCACGCCGACCCGGAGAAGCTCCTTCACGCGGCGTCGCGCTCCTTGGGGGCGGCGGCGTGAAGGGCGCAGATCGGGCAGCGTGGCACCTGTCGCATGATGGCCGAGTCCCGCGGGAAGAAGCGGGCCAGGGACCAGTCGAGCGCCACCTGGAGTTGCTTGCGGACGCCGACCAACTTCAGGAGGTGGAGCGCGTTCCAGAAGAGCCAGGCCGGGTAGCCGGAGAACCGGAACCCCATGACCTCGACCACGGCGTCCTTCTCGCCCAGCGACACCAGCATCCCGCGCGGCGCAAAGTCGATCGGCCGCAGCGCGCGGCCGGCGAGGTCGGCCACGATGTTCTCGGCGACCAGGCGCCCGTGGGCCAGCGCCGCCGGGATGATGGGAATGGAGGCTTGGGGCTTGCCCTCGATGCTGACCGCGTCCCCGGCGCCGTAGACCTCCGGATGGCCGGGAATCTGGAGGAAGCTGTTGACGACGATCCGCCCCAGTCGATCGTGGCCGACGGGGAGGTGGGCCAGTGCCGGGTGGCCCTTGACGCCCGCGGCCCAGACGATCAGGCCCGCCGCGATCGACTCGCCACCCCCTACCTCGACGACGCCGGGCAGCACCCGCGTGACGCGCGTTCGGGTCTTGACCTCGATGCCCTCGCGGTGCAGCCGCCGGTGCGCTCGTTCCGCGAGCGCGGGATGGACGCCGCGCAGGATCTCCTCGCCCGCCTCGAGGACGACCAGGCGGTAGTCGCCGGCCTCGATGCCGCGGTAGCGCGGCACCACATACGAATGGAAGAAGTCGTGCAGCTCCGCCACCAGCTCGACGCCGGTGTAGCCGCCGCCAACGACGCAGACCGTCAGCATGCGCCGACGGACGTCGGGATCGGGCTCGTGATCGGCGTGCTCGGCGAGGTCGATCAGATGATCGCGCAGGAGGATGGCGTCGTCGAGGTGCTTGTACGGGAGCGCGTGCTCCTCGACGCCGGGGATCCCGAAGCTCGGCGTCGTTCCGCCGAGCGCGATCACCAGACGGTCATAGGCCACGGTCCCCTCGGCGAGGACGACCCGACGCGCGGCCAGATCGATGTCGAGCACCTGGTCGCGGCGGAAGCGGAATCGGCGGGCCCCGCGGAGGTCGCGGATCGGTTGGATGATGTGGCGCGGCTCGACGAGCGAGGAGGCCACCTGGGGCAGCAGCGGGGTGAACAGCAGATAGTTGCGGTCGCTCACCAGGAGCAGCTCGACATCCTGCCGGGGGCCCAGCCGGCGATCCAGCACGCGGATCGCCTCCAGCCCGGCGAAGCCGCCGCCCAGCACCGCGATGCGGCTCACGCCACCAGCTCCACGCCGCGCTCGCCGGCCACGATCTCGCCCAGCCGGTGCACCGTCTCGCCGGCGACGGCGAGCGCCGCTCCGGCGGCCTCGGCGTGCGGCGCCGGCACGACGACCACGTAGCCGATCCCCATGTTGAAGGTCCTGAACATCTCCGCGTCGGCCACCCGGCCGGCCCGCTGCAGCGTCTCGAACACGGCCGGCACCTGCCACGACTTGCGGTGGATCAGGGCGCGACACCCCTCGGGCAGCACGCGGGGAACGTTCCCGACGATCCCGCCGCCCGTGATGTGCGCCATCGCTCCCACCTCCATCCGCTCCAGCAAGGCGAGGATCGGGCGCACGTAGATCCGCGTCGGCTCCAGCAGCTCGGCGGCGACGGCGCGGCCCGTTCCGGGCAGCTCGGCGTCGATCGACAGCTTGAGGACGTCGAAGACGATCCGGCGCGCCAAAGAGTAGCCGTTCGAGTGGAGGCCGGACGATGCCAACCCGAGCAGGATGTCTCCCGGTCGCACGCGAGCGCCGTCGACGATGCGGCTCTGCTCCACGACGCCCACGGCGAACCCGGCCAAATCGTATTCTCCCGGCCCGTAGAGGTCGGGCAGCTCGGCGGTCTCCCCCCCGATCAGCGCGCAGCCCGCCCGCCGGCACCCCTCGACCACCCCGCGCACGATCGTCTCCACCCGCGCGGGGTCCAGGCGCGCGATGCCGATGTAATCCAGAAAGTAGAGGGGCTCGGCGCCGTGGACGAGAAGGTCGTTGACGCCCATGGCCACCAGGTCGATGCCCACGGTCTGGTGGCGGTCGGCCATGAAGGCCACTTTGAGCTTCGTGCCCACGCCGTCCGTCGACGACACCAGCACCGGCTCGCGGAACTTCTGGGGCACCCTGACGAACCCCGCGAAGGCCCCGATGCCGCCGATGACCTCCGGCCGGAAGGTGGTACGGGCCAGCGGCGCGATGCGGCGAACCGCCTCGTCGCCGGCCTCGATGTCGACGCCGGCGTCACGGTAGGTCGGTCGATCCATCGGCGGCGCTAGCTCAGTCGGAGGGGGCCTCGGCGGCCCCCTCCGAGGCCTCCCCCAGGAAGGGATGGCGCCGGCGGAGCCGGCGCTCGAAACAGCGAGCAGTGGCCGGAGTAAGCTGGCGCCATTCGCCAACAACCGCTAGTCGTCGAACAGCCTGAGCTGCGGGCTCGGCTCGGGCGCGATCCCCACCCGGTAATTGCCGGTGAAGCAGGCGTGGCAGAAGTGGCTGGGGTCCGCGCCGGTGGCCTTCAGCATGCCCTCGAGCGAGAGGTATCCGAGCGAATCGGCGCCGACATACCGGCGGATCTCTTCGACGTTGTGACTGGCGCCGATCAGCTCCCTCCGGGTCGGGGTGTCGATGCCGTAGTAGCAGGGCCACTTGATCGGCGGCGACGAGATCCGCATGTGGACCTCGCGGGCGCCGGCGTTCCGGATCATCCTCACGATCTTGCGGCTGGTGGTGCCGCGGACGATCGAGTCGTCGACGACCACGACCCGCCGCCCCTCCAGCATCTCCCGCATCGGGTTGAGCTTCACCTTGACGCCGAAGTGGCGGATGCCCTGCTTGGGCTCGATGAACGTGCGGCCCACGTAGTGGTTGCGGATGAGGCCCATCTCGTAGCGCACCCCCGACTGCTCGGAGAAGCCGAGCGCCGCGCTGGTGCCCGAGTCCGGCACCGGGATGACGATGTCGGCCTCCACCGGGTGCTCGCGAGCCAGCTCCCGCCCGAGCGCCTTGCGGACGGTGTGCACGTTGCGGCCCCAGAGGACGGAGTCGGGCCGCGCGAAGTAAACGTACTCGAAGACGCAGTGCAGGCGCTCCCCGGCGGGGGCGTAGCGGCGAGATTGCACGCCGGCCTCCGAGATGACGACGATCTCCCCCGGCTCGACCTCGCGCTCGTACTTCGCCTCGATGAGGTCGAGCGCGCA
The sequence above is a segment of the Candidatus Methylomirabilota bacterium genome. Coding sequences within it:
- the purN gene encoding phosphoribosylglycinamide formyltransferase, with the translated sequence MKELLRVGVLASGRGSNLQAILDASARTDFPARVAVVVSDREGARALKIAAERGVPAVLLNPKDFGAREAYDAAITKVLEAHQVGLVCLAGFMRVLGPAFVRAWTGRIMNIHPSLLPAFPGLNAQRQALDHGVKISGATVHFVDEGVDTGPIILQSSVPVQPDDTEETLAARILAEEHRLYPQAVRLFAEGRLRIVGRRVIVGW
- the purM gene encoding phosphoribosylformylglycinamidine cyclo-ligase, encoding MDRPTYRDAGVDIEAGDEAVRRIAPLARTTFRPEVIGGIGAFAGFVRVPQKFREPVLVSSTDGVGTKLKVAFMADRHQTVGIDLVAMGVNDLLVHGAEPLYFLDYIGIARLDPARVETIVRGVVEGCRRAGCALIGGETAELPDLYGPGEYDLAGFAVGVVEQSRIVDGARVRPGDILLGLASSGLHSNGYSLARRIVFDVLKLSIDAELPGTGRAVAAELLEPTRIYVRPILALLERMEVGAMAHITGGGIVGNVPRVLPEGCRALIHRKSWQVPAVFETLQRAGRVADAEMFRTFNMGIGYVVVVPAPHAEAAGAALAVAGETVHRLGEIVAGERGVELVA
- a CDS encoding NAD(P)/FAD-dependent oxidoreductase, with the protein product MSRIAVLGGGFAGLEAIRVLDRRLGPRQDVELLLVSDRNYLLFTPLLPQVASSLVEPRHIIQPIRDLRGARRFRFRRDQVLDIDLAARRVVLAEGTVAYDRLVIALGGTTPSFGIPGVEEHALPYKHLDDAILLRDHLIDLAEHADHEPDPDVRRRMLTVCVVGGGYTGVELVAELHDFFHSYVVPRYRGIEAGDYRLVVLEAGEEILRGVHPALAERAHRRLHREGIEVKTRTRVTRVLPGVVEVGGGESIAAGLIVWAAGVKGHPALAHLPVGHDRLGRIVVNSFLQIPGHPEVYGAGDAVSIEGKPQASIPIIPAALAHGRLVAENIVADLAGRALRPIDFAPRGMLVSLGEKDAVVEVMGFRFSGYPAWLFWNALHLLKLVGVRKQLQVALDWSLARFFPRDSAIMRQVPRCPICALHAAAPKERDAA
- the purH gene encoding bifunctional phosphoribosylaminoimidazolecarboxamide formyltransferase/IMP cyclohydrolase translates to MKVRRALVSVHDKTGVVELARALRELGVELLSTGGTARLLRDSGVPVREVADVTGFPEMLDGRVKTLHPKIHGGILARRDSPEHAAALEQHGIPPIDLVVVALYPFEATVARPGVTRAEAIEQIDIGGPAMIRAAAKNHASVAVVTDPSQYAEVLGELRASGGALSDETRARLAQQAFRRTAEYDAAIAAHFSSEGAASLGGGLRLPSRSEGATPQARPEGATVPSETSPRTDCAGEAGARTEQFPERLRLEAERALGLRYGENPHQAAAFYRLLGGFPFGLGAMRQLHGPELGYNNLLDLSAALGLLLEFAEPAAVVVKHTNPCGAAVAATAGAAMAKAKASDPVSIYGGIVGVNRAFDPAVVRELAGIFVEILFAPAFVPEALEELRRTKKKCRVLQVPCERLPRLVEYRSVLGGLLVQAADAVDLDEKTLKTVTRRAPTPDEMAALGFAWRVAKHVKSNAIVLTTGDQVVGVGAGQMNRLDSARLAVMRAREAGLGTEGSVCASDAFFPFRDGLDVVAQAGVTAVIQPGGSLRDQEVIAAADERGVAMVFTGIRHFRH
- a CDS encoding molybdenum cofactor guanylyltransferase, translated to MKITGVIQAGGKSTRMGGQPKALMDLGGRRIIERVAGVLAGAVDDLLIVTNMPELYAFLGLPMVPDVYPDHGSLGGIYSGLKAASGGAAFTVACDMPFLRREVVRLVVEHAPLGDVVIPRVGDQYETMHAAYQKSCLPHMEERLLAGRLKIVGFFDKVRVVVIDEAEIARYVDPAVVFMNVNTPEELERARALVRELA
- the purD gene encoding phosphoribosylamine--glycine ligase — protein: MKLLLVGGGGREHALAWKLAQSPLVDTLYAAPGNPGIARHAKCVPIKAEAHDELLAFAERERIDFTVVGPEGPLVAGLADRFTSRGLAVFGPTAAAAQIEGSKAFAKSLMKRYRIPTARFETFDDVRAAIDHCRGLSQPVVVKVDGLAAGKGVTVCQTAEEAAKAISAAMELRVFGDAGKKVVIEEFLRGGEVSFFALANGQAAVPLGAARDHKTVFDDDRGPNTGGMGAYSPVPGIDAAAEQQVMESIVDPTIAALAKDGMPYRGVLFVGLMMTGEGPKVLEFNCRFGDPECQALVVRLGSDLVPLLLAAARGDRLPERVAWRPEAAVCVTLASAGYPERYPMGLPIDGIDAAETVEGVRVFHAGTAERDGKLVTAGGRVLSVTATAPALREAIAHAYQAAARIRFDGVHYRTDIGRKGIG
- the purE gene encoding 5-(carboxyamino)imidazole ribonucleotide mutase; the protein is MRVGIVLGSDSDLEVMLEAVKVLDALEIGSEVVVASAHRTPQRTHDYAATAHARGLGVLIGAAGGAAALPGVLAAASPLPVIGVPIASTPLGGLDALLSIAQMPKGVPVATVAIGTWGAVNAAILAAQILAVADPAVSERLAAYRRRLAAEVDERARRVAERMKARE
- a CDS encoding tetratricopeptide repeat protein; this translates as MARGPERIYGLRDLTRILSLTPRRLAQLRRLDLLRGDAGYTFRDLLALKAATALLDAGASVRQIREALLALRKQDPDLESPLAEVRFIVEGDRLLAQSERVRFDPRTGQTVLALDAGGLTKDAAATLATGLVRPLYPPAAQAETWFERASEWDADPGHWEDAIDAYRRVVALDPTYAAAWNNLGLLLHRMGRYEEARAAYTAALEQDPRCAEAAYNLGSLDEDCGDAEQAIVHYRRALELSPDYADAHFNLAAALARAGRNAEAVAHWQRYLELDSGSPWARIARAHLEVVEPPGGGPPE
- a CDS encoding L-threonylcarbamoyladenylate synthase; the protein is MGTEVLKVDPANPDAAALQRGAAALKKGGLVAYPTETFYGLGAAALDGGAVRRIFEVKRRPESKPLLVLVDSVEMVERLAVISEPARRLMAQHWPGALTLVLPAQPSVPVEVTAGTGTVGVRLSLHPIARGLARALGGPVTAPSANRSDDPPPTTADAVLRDLDGAIALVLDGGPTAGGLASTVLDVTVDPPRVIRQGAVRVI
- the purF gene encoding amidophosphoribosyltransferase, whose amino-acid sequence is MSVTWRDDKFHDECGVFGIWNHPEAANVAYLGLYALQHRGQESAGIAATDGQSFHTEKAMGWVADVFGPERLRRLPGHRAIGHVRYSTAGSSKLRNAQPITANTARGPIAIAHNGNLTNAEALRREMEREGAIFQSNSDTEVILHLLARAPAGTLAEQLPHALRQVTGAYSLLILTPDAMYAVRDPNGFRPLGLGRLTDSWVVASETCALDLIEAKYEREVEPGEIVVISEAGVQSRRYAPAGERLHCVFEYVYFARPDSVLWGRNVHTVRKALGRELAREHPVEADIVIPVPDSGTSAALGFSEQSGVRYEMGLIRNHYVGRTFIEPKQGIRHFGVKVKLNPMREMLEGRRVVVVDDSIVRGTTSRKIVRMIRNAGAREVHMRISSPPIKWPCYYGIDTPTRRELIGASHNVEEIRRYVGADSLGYLSLEGMLKATGADPSHFCHACFTGNYRVGIAPEPSPQLRLFDD